The Thermobispora bispora DSM 43833 genome window below encodes:
- the folK gene encoding 2-amino-4-hydroxy-6-hydroxymethyldihydropteridine diphosphokinase, whose protein sequence is MRAVLSLGSNLGRRIEYLQGAVDALFDAPGLTLVAISSVYETEPVGGPEQGPYLNAVLVVETAHPPRVLLERVQSIEEAFGRTREVRWGPRTLDIDLIKVGDIVSDDPELTLPHPRAHERAFVLVPWAEVEPDAVLPGHGPIRDLLDRVDRSGVRLRPDLSLQPPG, encoded by the coding sequence ATGAGGGCGGTTCTCTCGCTCGGCAGCAACCTGGGCCGCCGGATCGAGTACCTGCAGGGCGCGGTGGACGCGCTCTTCGACGCCCCCGGGCTCACGCTCGTGGCGATATCGTCCGTGTATGAGACGGAGCCGGTGGGCGGCCCGGAGCAGGGGCCCTACCTCAACGCCGTGCTCGTGGTGGAGACCGCCCACCCCCCGCGCGTCCTGCTCGAGCGGGTGCAGAGCATCGAGGAGGCCTTCGGCCGTACCCGGGAGGTGCGGTGGGGGCCGCGCACGCTCGACATCGACCTGATCAAGGTGGGCGACATCGTGTCCGATGACCCCGAGCTCACCCTGCCGCACCCGCGGGCGCACGAGCGGGCCTTCGTCCTGGTGCCCTGGGCGGAGGTCGAGCCGGACGCGGTGCTGCCCGGGCACGGCCCGATCCGTGACCTGCTCGACAGGGTGGACCGCAGCGGGGTACGGCTCCGGCCCGATCTGTCCCTGCAACCTCCCGGCTGA
- a CDS encoding aminotransferase class V-fold PLP-dependent enzyme yields the protein MPAVIGADLRVPVRGGGLVPYANLDYAASAPCLEPVYAAVTAALPAYSSVHRGAGYASRLTTARYERARETVRAFAGARPDDAVVFTRNTTDAMNLLARCLPEGTTVVVFDTEHHASLLPWPRAVRLAPPAFPGEAVRMADEALAGIDGPALLVVTAASNVTGELWPVAALAHIAHRHGARIAVDAAQFAPHRPLDITALDLDYAAFSGHKLYAPFGAGALIGRPDWLAQAEPYLRGGGAVRSVAETVEWSDDPEARHEAGTPNVLGAIALAAACEALGATGWTPLIREEERLLARLRAGLAAIDGVHELCLWEPDHPRVGIVSFVVAGRPAREVAEELATGHGIGVRDGRFCAHPFVRHLIAARLPGAAAAGGCGDGSIGAVRASIGIGTTDEHIDRLLAALREIARG from the coding sequence ATCCCCGCGGTCATCGGCGCCGACCTGCGGGTGCCCGTGCGCGGCGGCGGGCTCGTGCCGTACGCGAACCTCGACTACGCGGCGAGCGCGCCCTGCCTCGAGCCGGTGTACGCGGCGGTCACCGCCGCGCTCCCCGCCTACTCCAGCGTCCACCGGGGCGCCGGGTACGCCTCCCGGCTCACCACCGCCCGCTACGAGCGGGCCAGGGAGACCGTGCGCGCGTTCGCGGGAGCCCGGCCCGACGACGCGGTGGTGTTCACCCGGAACACCACGGACGCGATGAACCTGCTCGCCCGCTGCCTGCCCGAGGGCACCACGGTGGTGGTCTTCGACACCGAGCACCACGCGTCCCTGCTCCCCTGGCCCCGCGCGGTACGGCTCGCCCCGCCGGCCTTCCCCGGCGAGGCGGTCCGCATGGCCGACGAGGCGCTCGCCGGGATCGACGGGCCCGCCCTGCTCGTGGTCACCGCCGCCTCCAACGTCACCGGCGAGCTGTGGCCGGTCGCCGCGCTCGCCCACATCGCCCACCGGCACGGCGCGCGGATCGCCGTGGACGCCGCCCAGTTCGCGCCCCACCGGCCGCTCGACATCACCGCCCTCGACCTCGACTACGCCGCCTTCTCCGGGCACAAGCTCTACGCCCCCTTCGGCGCCGGCGCCCTCATCGGCCGGCCGGACTGGCTCGCCCAGGCCGAGCCGTACCTGCGGGGCGGCGGCGCGGTGCGGTCCGTGGCCGAGACCGTGGAGTGGAGCGACGACCCCGAGGCCCGGCACGAGGCGGGCACCCCGAACGTGCTCGGCGCGATCGCGCTCGCCGCGGCGTGCGAGGCCCTCGGCGCCACCGGCTGGACGCCGCTGATCCGCGAGGAGGAGCGGCTGCTCGCCCGGCTCCGGGCCGGGCTCGCCGCCATCGACGGGGTGCACGAGCTCTGCCTGTGGGAGCCCGACCACCCGCGGGTCGGCATCGTCTCCTTCGTCGTCGCCGGCCGCCCCGCCCGCGAGGTCGCCGAGGAGCTCGCCACCGGTCACGGCATCGGCGTCCGCGACGGCAGGTTCTGCGCCCACCCGTTCGTGCGGCACCTCATCGCGGCCCGGCTCCCCGGAGCGGCCGCCGCCGGCGGGTGCGGGGACGGCTCGATCGGCGCGGTGCGCGCCTCGATCGGCATCGGCACCACCGACGAGCACATCGACCGCCTCCTCGCCGCGCTCCGGGAGATCGCCCGCGGGTGA
- the folB gene encoding dihydroneopterin aldolase: MTETGNSRPPATAAVGRDTIRLVGLRARGRHGCLPAERELGQEFVVDVTLHLDTAPAAAADDLTKTVDYGALAVELVRIIEGEPVNLIETLAERLASACLAHEVVEAAEVSVHKPSAPIPVPFGDVVVTIRRGRA; this comes from the coding sequence GTGACGGAGACCGGGAACTCCCGCCCGCCGGCCACGGCCGCGGTGGGCCGGGACACCATCCGGCTGGTCGGCCTGCGGGCCCGGGGGCGGCACGGCTGCCTTCCCGCCGAGCGGGAGCTCGGCCAGGAGTTCGTCGTCGACGTCACGCTCCACCTCGACACCGCCCCGGCCGCCGCCGCGGACGACCTGACCAAGACCGTGGACTACGGCGCCCTCGCCGTGGAGCTGGTCCGGATCATCGAGGGCGAGCCGGTCAACCTCATCGAGACGCTCGCCGAGCGGCTCGCGTCCGCCTGCCTCGCCCACGAGGTGGTGGAGGCGGCCGAGGTGTCCGTGCACAAGCCGTCGGCGCCGATACCGGTGCCGTTCGGCGATGTGGTGGTCACGATCAGGAGGGGTCGGGCATGA
- a CDS encoding NADH-quinone oxidoreductase subunit D produces MSEEGVRRERVVGIGAGAEGLPSKELATEDMVLNIGPQHPSTHGVLRLRLTLDGERIVQAEPIVGYMHRGAEKLFEVRDYRQIIVLANRHDWLSAFANELGVVLAVERMLGMEVPPRAVWARTLLAELNRVLNHLMFLGSYPLELGAITPVFYAFRERETLQRVMEEISGGRMHYMFNRVGGLKEDLPLGWLDRVTAAVAAIRRRLPDLEELVAGNEIFLARTKGIGVLDRDTILQYGVSGPIARASGVDFDLRRDEPYLAYGELPVKVVTRTAGDCLARFEVLLEQVKVSLDLADACVARLRELPPGPINQRLPKVLKVPEGHTYAWTENPLGINGYYLVSRGDKTPWRLKLRSASFNNVQVLREVLPGNLVSDMIAILGSMFFVVGDIDK; encoded by the coding sequence ATGAGCGAGGAGGGCGTGCGGCGAGAACGCGTGGTCGGCATCGGCGCCGGCGCCGAAGGGCTGCCGTCGAAGGAGCTGGCCACCGAGGACATGGTCCTGAACATCGGGCCGCAGCATCCGTCGACGCACGGAGTGCTCCGGCTCCGGCTCACCCTCGACGGCGAGCGGATCGTCCAGGCCGAGCCGATCGTCGGCTACATGCACCGCGGGGCCGAGAAGCTCTTCGAGGTCCGCGACTACCGGCAGATCATCGTGCTGGCGAACCGGCACGACTGGCTCTCGGCCTTCGCCAACGAGCTGGGGGTGGTGCTCGCGGTCGAGCGCATGCTCGGCATGGAGGTCCCCCCGCGCGCGGTCTGGGCCCGGACCCTGCTCGCCGAGCTCAACCGGGTGCTCAACCACCTCATGTTCCTCGGCTCCTACCCGCTCGAGCTCGGCGCGATCACCCCGGTCTTCTACGCGTTCCGGGAGCGCGAGACCCTGCAGCGGGTGATGGAGGAGATCTCCGGCGGCCGCATGCACTACATGTTCAACCGGGTGGGCGGGCTCAAGGAGGACCTGCCGCTCGGCTGGCTCGACCGGGTCACCGCGGCCGTCGCCGCGATCCGGCGGCGCCTGCCCGACCTGGAGGAGCTCGTCGCGGGGAACGAGATCTTCCTCGCCCGGACCAAGGGGATCGGCGTCCTCGACCGGGACACGATCCTGCAGTACGGCGTGAGCGGGCCGATCGCCCGGGCCTCCGGGGTCGACTTCGACCTGCGCCGGGACGAGCCCTACCTCGCCTACGGCGAGCTGCCGGTGAAGGTGGTGACCCGCACGGCCGGCGACTGCCTCGCGCGATTCGAGGTCCTGCTCGAGCAGGTGAAGGTCTCCCTCGACCTCGCCGACGCCTGCGTGGCGCGGCTGCGCGAGCTCCCGCCCGGCCCGATCAACCAGCGGCTGCCCAAGGTGCTGAAGGTGCCCGAGGGCCACACCTACGCCTGGACCGAGAACCCGCTCGGCATCAACGGGTACTACCTGGTCTCCCGCGGGGACAAGACGCCCTGGCGCCTCAAGCTCCGCAGCGCCTCGTTCAACAACGTGCAGGTGCTCCGCGAGGTGCTCCCGGGCAACCTCGTCTCGGACATGATCGCGATCCTCGGCTCGATGTTCTTCGTGGTCGGCGACATCGACAAGTGA
- the folP gene encoding dihydropteroate synthase codes for MTTWSVPGLPDPGRCLVMGVVNVTPDSFSDGGRWFDTDSAIRHGLELVAEGADIVDVGGESTRPGALRVSLEEELRRVVPVIRALAQEGVTVSVDTMRAEVAQAAVEAGAALVNDVSGGLADPAMPRVVAEAGVPYVVMHWRGHSADMDSRAIYADVVTEVCEELRKRVDSVLGLGVREEQLILDPGLGFSKRPEHNWALLAAMDELHRLGRPLLIGASRKRFLGRLLAGPDGTPRPFAECDDATVAVSALAARAGAWCVRVHSVRPNVDAVRVAAVWAATEAKHPSGSRR; via the coding sequence ATGACCACATGGAGCGTCCCCGGGCTGCCCGACCCCGGGCGCTGTCTGGTCATGGGCGTCGTCAACGTCACCCCGGACTCCTTCTCCGACGGCGGCCGCTGGTTCGACACCGACAGCGCGATCCGGCACGGCCTCGAGCTCGTGGCCGAGGGCGCCGACATCGTCGACGTCGGTGGCGAGTCGACCCGCCCGGGCGCCTTGCGCGTCTCGCTGGAGGAGGAGCTGCGCCGGGTCGTGCCCGTGATCCGCGCCCTCGCCCAGGAGGGCGTGACCGTCAGCGTGGACACCATGCGCGCGGAGGTCGCCCAGGCGGCCGTGGAGGCCGGGGCCGCGCTCGTCAACGACGTGAGCGGGGGCCTGGCCGATCCCGCCATGCCCCGCGTGGTGGCCGAGGCGGGCGTGCCGTACGTGGTGATGCACTGGCGCGGGCACAGCGCGGACATGGACAGCCGCGCGATCTACGCCGACGTGGTCACCGAGGTCTGCGAGGAGCTGCGCAAGCGGGTCGACTCGGTGCTCGGCCTGGGGGTGCGGGAGGAGCAGCTCATCCTCGACCCGGGGCTCGGCTTCTCCAAGCGCCCGGAGCACAACTGGGCGTTGCTCGCCGCCATGGACGAGCTCCACCGGCTCGGCCGGCCGCTGCTCATCGGGGCCTCCAGGAAGCGCTTCCTCGGCCGGCTGCTCGCCGGCCCCGACGGAACCCCGCGGCCGTTCGCCGAGTGCGACGACGCCACCGTCGCGGTCAGCGCGCTCGCCGCGCGCGCCGGTGCCTGGTGCGTCCGGGTGCATTCGGTCCGCCCGAACGTGGACGCCGTCCGGGTCGCGGCCGTCTGGGCCGCGACCGAGGCGAAGCACCCCAGCGGGAGCCGGCGATGA
- a CDS encoding cytochrome P450, which yields MAFDPWSPEFIAHPYEVYRELREKEPVSYFEPTNQWLISRYADVNALLRDHRRLGRSYLHVATHEEFGRQPEPEFQEPFWRVVRAGMLDVEPPVHTRLRRLVSKAFTPRMVESLRPRIRQIATELATRFAESGGGDLIAEVAEPLPVTVIAEMLGIPEADRHLLRPWSADMCKMYELNPPLEAQHTAVRAAVEFADYLRELARERRERPGDDMISTLARIADDGDRLTEDELIGTCVLLLNAGHEATVNATGSAWWALFRNPGTLERLRAEPELLPTAIEELLRFDTPAQMFERWVLEEIEVHGVRIPRGSEVALLFGSANRDPEVFDDPDRLDLGRDPNPHLTFGAGIHFCLGAPLARVELQESFRALLRAAPAIEPVTEPEWKPQYIIRGLRELKVRI from the coding sequence GTGGCGTTTGATCCGTGGAGCCCTGAGTTCATCGCGCACCCGTACGAGGTCTATCGCGAGCTGCGGGAGAAGGAGCCGGTCAGCTACTTCGAGCCGACCAACCAGTGGCTGATCTCCCGCTACGCCGACGTGAACGCGCTGCTGCGCGACCACCGCCGGCTCGGCCGTTCCTACCTGCACGTGGCCACGCACGAGGAGTTCGGCCGGCAGCCGGAGCCCGAGTTCCAGGAGCCGTTCTGGCGGGTGGTCCGCGCCGGGATGCTCGACGTGGAGCCGCCCGTCCACACCCGGCTGCGCCGGCTGGTGTCCAAGGCGTTCACCCCGCGGATGGTCGAGTCGCTCCGCCCGCGGATCCGGCAGATCGCGACCGAGCTCGCCACCCGGTTCGCCGAGAGCGGAGGCGGCGACCTCATCGCCGAGGTGGCCGAGCCGCTCCCGGTCACCGTGATCGCGGAGATGCTCGGCATCCCCGAGGCCGACCGGCACCTGCTCCGGCCCTGGTCGGCCGACATGTGCAAGATGTACGAGCTCAACCCGCCGCTCGAGGCGCAGCACACCGCGGTGCGGGCGGCCGTCGAGTTCGCCGACTACCTGCGCGAGCTCGCCCGGGAGCGCCGCGAGCGGCCGGGCGACGACATGATCTCCACCCTCGCCCGGATCGCGGACGACGGCGACCGGCTCACCGAGGACGAGCTGATCGGCACCTGCGTGCTGCTGCTCAACGCCGGCCACGAGGCCACGGTCAACGCCACGGGGAGCGCGTGGTGGGCGCTCTTCCGCAACCCCGGCACGCTGGAGCGGCTCCGCGCCGAGCCCGAGCTGCTGCCCACCGCCATCGAGGAGCTGCTGCGCTTCGACACCCCCGCCCAGATGTTCGAGCGATGGGTGCTCGAGGAGATCGAGGTCCACGGGGTGCGGATCCCCCGCGGCTCGGAGGTCGCGCTGCTGTTCGGCTCGGCGAACCGGGACCCGGAGGTGTTCGACGACCCCGACCGGCTCGACCTCGGCCGGGACCCCAACCCGCACCTCACCTTCGGCGCCGGGATCCACTTCTGCCTCGGCGCGCCGCTCGCCCGGGTCGAGCTGCAGGAGTCGTTCCGCGCCCTGCTCCGCGCCGCGCCGGCGATCGAGCCGGTGACCGAGCCGGAGTGGAAGCCGCAGTACATCATCCGCGGCCTGCGGGAGCTCAAGGTCAGGATCTAG
- a CDS encoding nuclear transport factor 2 family protein produces MKELVELHQAFYDAIERGDFQAMSEIWAEDTADRVPKCVHPGWPMLSGRSEVLRSWALIMANTPYIQFVLTDVEANVFGDVAVLTCAENILTAPGAGEPGFAAGRVVASHTYLRTEDGWRLWLYHGSPVLQGEEDGRA; encoded by the coding sequence ATGAAGGAGCTCGTGGAACTCCACCAGGCGTTCTACGACGCGATCGAGCGCGGCGACTTCCAGGCGATGTCGGAGATCTGGGCCGAGGACACCGCCGACCGGGTGCCCAAGTGCGTGCATCCCGGGTGGCCGATGCTGAGCGGGCGGTCCGAGGTGCTGCGCTCGTGGGCGCTGATCATGGCGAACACGCCCTACATCCAGTTCGTGCTGACCGACGTGGAGGCGAACGTCTTCGGCGACGTGGCCGTGCTCACCTGCGCGGAGAACATCCTCACCGCCCCCGGCGCGGGCGAGCCGGGCTTCGCCGCCGGGCGCGTGGTGGCGAGCCACACCTACCTGCGCACCGAGGACGGGTGGCGGCTCTGGCTCTACCACGGATCCCCGGTGCTCCAGGGTGAGGAGGACGGACGCGCGTGA
- a CDS encoding DUF3180 domain-containing protein, with product MRPSNPGVLVGLVTVFALATWGVLQRSYSMLPTLPWTAIPTTLLLALGEAYTGWLTRARILRRPGTKPVEPLAVVRLAAFAKATSHAAAMLAGVFAGFVFRVLDLLTLPKPRQDALIGGGSFISCVILICAALFLEYCCRVPRRPEGEEGGAGGGPPGATEGPR from the coding sequence GTGAGACCGAGCAATCCCGGGGTGCTCGTCGGTCTGGTGACCGTGTTCGCGCTGGCCACCTGGGGTGTGCTGCAGCGCAGCTACTCCATGCTGCCGACGCTGCCGTGGACGGCGATCCCGACGACGCTGCTGCTCGCGCTCGGCGAGGCCTACACCGGGTGGCTCACCCGGGCGAGGATCCTCCGCCGGCCGGGCACGAAGCCGGTCGAGCCGCTCGCCGTGGTACGGCTGGCCGCGTTCGCCAAGGCGACCTCGCACGCGGCCGCGATGCTCGCCGGGGTGTTCGCCGGGTTCGTGTTCCGGGTGCTCGACCTGCTCACCCTGCCCAAGCCGCGTCAGGACGCGCTGATCGGCGGCGGCTCGTTCATCTCGTGCGTGATCCTCATCTGCGCGGCGCTCTTCCTGGAGTACTGCTGCCGCGTCCCCCGCAGGCCCGAGGGCGAGGAGGGCGGCGCGGGCGGTGGGCCGCCGGGCGCCACGGAGGGCCCGCGCTGA